The following proteins are encoded in a genomic region of Takifugu rubripes chromosome 9, fTakRub1.2, whole genome shotgun sequence:
- the LOC101077487 gene encoding plasma membrane calcium-transporting ATPase 1-like, translating into MANNSLQGSKHGRHGEANHEADFSCSLQELRSLMELRGAESAARIQERYGDAGGLCARLRTSPVDGLDGNSEDIERRKTEFGQNLIPPKKPKTFVQLVWEALQDVTLIILEVAAIISLGLSFYRPPNAERQNCGRAAGGVEDDGEAEAGWIEGAAILLSVVCVVLVTAFNDWSKEKQFRGLQSRIEQEQKFTVVRGGQVVQIKVSEIIVGDIMQVKYGDLLPADGVLIQGNDLKIDESSLTGESDHVKKSLDKDPMLLSGTHVMEGSGKVVVTAVGVNSQTGIIFTLLGASEEGDGDEEKAERDKKKKEKKKKDKKEKSKKDDKDKKGKNKDGTTETQPLNEDGESEKKKNLPKKEKSVLQGKLTKLAVQIGKAGLFMSALTVLILITRFLIDTFWIQGVVWTQECAPIYVQFLVKFFIIGVTVLVVAVPEGLPLAVTISLAYSVKKMMKDNNLVRHLDACETMGNATAICSDKTGTLTMNRMTVVQAYIAGRFYKNVPEPDLVPAKILDLLVLGIGVNCAYTTKIMPPEKEGGLPRQVGNKTECALLGLALDLRRDYQSIRNEIPEERLFKVYTFNSVRKSMSTVLRNHDGSYRMFSKGASEILLKKCCKILMINGETKAFKPRDRDDLVKKVVEPMASEGLRTICLAYRDFPASEGEPDWDNEGHILSGLTCIAVVGIEDPVRPEVPEAIRKCQRAGITVRMVTGDNINTARAIAIKCGIIQPGDDFLCIEGREFNRRIHNELGEIEQERIDKIWPKLRVLARSSPTDKHTLVKGIIDSTVLEQRQVVAVTGDGTNDGPALKKADVGFAMGIAGTDVAKEASDIILTDDNFSSIVKAVMWGRNVYDSISKFLQFQLTVNVVAVIVAFTGACITQDSPLKAVQMLWVNLIMDTFASLALATEPPTEALLLRNPYGRKKPLISRTMMKNILGHGVYQLTTIFVLLFIGEKMFEIDNGRNAPLHAPPSEHYTIVFNTFVLMQIFNELNARKIHGERNVFEGVFNNPIFCSIVLGTLIIQIVIVQFGGKPFSCVRLTVEQWLWCVFFGLGSLLWGQLVSSVPTSWLKFLKTAGHGTQREEIPEEELEEMKDCDEIDHAEMEMKRGQVLWCRGLNRIQTQIRVVNAFRDSVSPYEGLETPESRSSIHNFMSHPEFRIEDSETHIPLIDEVEGEDDAPTKRNSIVLPPPLTGISNMSHLQSSPNQNNNAMDGIVPVLKDPSRPGLIGPNSPGLPPSPGSPLHSLETCL; encoded by the exons ATGGCCAACAACTCTCTCCAAGGCTCCAAACATGGCCGACACGGCGAGGCCAACCACGAAGCAGATTTCAGCTGCTCGCTGCAGGAGCTGCGCTCGCTCATGGAGCTGCGGGGAGCCGAGTCGGCGGCCAGGATTCAGGAGCGGTACGGAGATGCCGGGGGCCTGTGTGCCAGACTGAGGACGTCTCCTGTGGACG GTTTAGATGGAAACTCTGAGGATATTGAGAGGAGGAAAACGGAGTTTGGACAGAACCTCATCCCTCCGAAAAAGCCAAAAACCTTTGTGCAGTTAGTATGGGAAGCCCTGCAGGATGTCACACTCATCATCCTGGAAGTGGCAGCCATTATTTCATTAGGCCTTTCATTCTACAGACCGCCAAACGCTGAACGCCAGA ACTGCGGCAGGGCGGCCGGCGGCGTGGAAGACGATGGCGAGGCGGAGGCTGGGTGGATCGAGGGCGCTGCCATCCTGCTGTCGGTGGTGTGTGTTGTCCTGGTCACGGCCTTCAATGACTGGAGCAAAGAGAAGCAGTTTCGCGGGCTCCAGAGCCGCATCGAACAGGAGCAGAAGTTCACCGTTGTGCGAGGAGGGCAGGTGGTCCAGATCAAAGTGTCTGAAATCATCGTGGGAGACATCATGCAAGTCAAATATG GTGACCTCCTCCCGGCGGATGGCGTCCTAATTCAGGGAAACGATCTGAAGATTGATGAGAGCTCTTTGACTGGAGAGTCGGATCACGTCAAGAAAAGCCTCGACAAAGACCCCATGTTGCTCTCAG GGACCCACGTGATGGAGGGATCTGGGAAGGTGGTGGTCACCGCCGTGGGTGTGAACTCCCAGACGGGGATCATCTTCACACTGCTTGGTGCTAGTGAGGAAGGTGACGGGGATGAGGAGAAGGCTgagagagacaaaaagaaaaaggagaagaagaagaaagacaagaaggaGAAGA GTAAAAAAGATGACAAAGACAAGAAAG gaaaaaacaaagatggcacCACTGAGACGCAGCCACTCAACGAGGACGGAgaatcagagaagaagaaaaacctaCCGAAGAAGGAGAAATCCGTCCTGCAGGGGAAACTGACCAAACTGGCCGTGCAGATCGGCAAAGCTG GCCTGTTCATGTCGGCTCTCactgtcctcatcctcatcactcGCTTCCTCATCGATACCTTCTGGATCCAAGGCGTCGTCTGGACCCAAGAATGTGCGCCCATTTACGTGCAGTTCCTGGTCAAATTCTTCATCATCGGTGTGACGGTGCTGGTGGTGGCCGTGCCTGAAGGTCTCCCTTTGGCTGTCACCATTTCTCTGGCCTATTCAGTGAAG AAAATGATGAAGGACAACAACCTGGTTCGCCACCTGGATGCCTGCGAGACGATGGGCAACGCCACGGCCATCTGTTCCGACAAGACCGGCACCTTGACCATGAACCGCATGACAGTGGTGCAGGCCTACATCGCAGGTCGCTTCTACAAAAATGTGCCAGAGCCGGACCTGGTTCCTGCCAAGATTCTGGACCTGCTTGTCCTGGGCATCGGGGTCAACTGCGCCTACACCACCAAGATTATG CCACCAGAGAAAGAAGGCGGGCTGCCTCGCCAGGTGGGAAACAAGACCGAATGTGCCTTACTGGGACTCGCCCTTGACCTGCGCCGAGATTATCAAAGCATCCGCAACGAAATCCCTGAGGAGAGACTCTTCAAAGTCTACACCTTCAACTCCGTGAGGAAGTCCATGAGCACGGTGCTAAGAAACCATGATGGCAGCTACCGCATGTTCAGCAAAGGCGCGTCGGAGATCCTGCTGAAGAA ATGCTGTAAGATCCTGATGATCAACGGCGAGACCAAAGCGTTCAAACCTCGGGATCGAGATGATCTGGTGAAGAAGGTGGTCGAGCCCATGGCGTCAGAGGGGCTCAGGACCATCTGCCTGGCCTACAGAGACTTCCCAGCCTCTGAAGGAGAGCCTGACTGGGATAATGAGGGCCACATTCTCAGCGGTCTCACTTGCATTGCTGTAGTCGGCATCGAGGACCCGGTTCGGCCCGAG GTACCAGAAGCCATCAGGAAGTGCCAGCGGGCTGGAATCACCGTCCGTATGGTGACAGGGGACAACATAAATACTGCCCGGGCCATCGCCATTAAATGTGGCATCATTCAACCTGGAGACGACTTCCTGTGCATAGAGGGGCGGGAGTTCAACCGGCGCATTCACAACGAGCTGGGCGAG ATTGAACAGGAACGCATTGATAAGATTTGGCCAAAGCTGAGAGTCCTGGCAAGATCATCTCCAACAGATAAACACACtctggtcaaag GGATCATCGACAGCACTGTGCTGGAACAGAGGCAGGTCGTCGCGGTAACAGGAGATGGAACAAATGATGGTCCGGCCCTGAAGAAGGCCGATGTTGGCTTTGCCATG GGTATTGCGGGAACAGATGTGGCGAAAGAAGCTTCTGACATCATCCTGACGGACGACAACTTCAGCAGCATAGTGAAGGCAGTGATGTGGGGCAGGAACGTCTACGACAGCATCTCCAagttccttcagttccagctcACCGTCAACGTGGTCGCCGTCATCGTGGCCTTTACAGGCGCCTGCATCACCCAG GACTCTCCTCTGAAAGCGGTGCAGATGCTGTGGGTCAACCTCATCATGGACACCTTTGCTTCGCTGGCTCTGGCCACGGAGCCGCCCACCGAGGCCCTGCTGCTCAGGAACCCTTACGGCCGCAAGAAACCGCTCATTTCCCGCACGATGATGAAGAACATCCTGGGGCACGGTGTCTACCAGCTGACCACCATCTTTGTACTTCTATTCATTG GTGAAAAGATGTTTGAGATCGACAACGGGAGGAACGCCCCTCTTCACGCCCCCCCGTCTGAGCATTACACCATCGTCTTCAACACCTTCGTCCTCATGCAGATCTTTAACGAGCTGAACGCCCGTAAGATTCACGGCGAGAGAAACGTCTTTGAGGGGGTCTTCAACAACCCGATCTTCTGTTCTATTGTGCTGGGGACATTGATCATACAG ATCGTCATTGTGCAGTTTGGTGGGAAGCCATTTAGCTGTGTGAGGCTGACCGTTGAGCAGTGGCTGTGGTGTGTCTTCTTTGGCCTTGGCAGCCTCCTTTGGGGTCAG CTGGTCTCCAGCGTCCCGACCAGCTGGCTGAAGTTCCTGAAGACGGCGGGGCACGGCACACAGCGGGAGGAGATccccgaggaggagctggaggagatgaaggactGCGACGAGATTGACCACGCTGAAATGGAGATGAAGAGGGGCCAGGTGCTTTGGTGCCGTGGCCTGAACCGCATCCAGACGCAG ATCCGTGTTGTGAACGCCTTCAGGGACAGCGTGTCTCCCTACGAAGGACTGGAGACGCCTGAATCACGCAgctccatccacaacttcatgAGCCACCCGGAGTTCCGCATCGAAGACTCGGAAACTCACATACCGCTCATTGATGAAGTAGAGGGGGAGGATGACGCCCCCACCAAACGCAACTCCATCGTCCTCCCACCACCTCTGACTGGAATATCCAACATGTCACATCTGCAGTCCTCCCCCAACCAAAACAATAACGCTATGGACGGCATCGTCCCGGTGCTTAAGGACCCTTCCAGACCTGGGCTGATCGGGCCAAACTCTCCAGGGTTGCCGCCAAGCCCAGGAAGCCCCCTGCACAGCTTGGAGACTTGTCTCTGA